From one Candidatus Zixiibacteriota bacterium genomic stretch:
- a CDS encoding MoxR family ATPase, whose protein sequence is MDTDIQQIQAKVEKESAFVEKLMGQISSVIVGQNYLVERLLVGILADGHILIEGVPGLAKTLSVNTLSAALEAKFQRIQFTPDLLPADLIGTMIYNPQTAAFSVKKGPVFANIILADEINRAPAKVQSALLEAMQERQVTIGENTYKLDEPFLVLATQNPIEQEGTYPLPEAQIDRFMLMLKITYPSPAEERIIMDRNTATEKIAVSKVVSPKDIIKAREVVRSIYVDDKVKDYIVNIVFASREPEKYGLAELKDLIAYGASPRATIYLNLAAKAHAFLKGRGYITPEDVKAIGHDVMRHRILITYEAEAEEITSDDIVTKIFDAVEVP, encoded by the coding sequence ATGGACACTGACATTCAGCAAATTCAGGCGAAGGTTGAGAAAGAATCGGCATTCGTCGAGAAATTGATGGGCCAGATCAGCAGTGTTATTGTGGGCCAGAATTATCTGGTGGAACGTCTGCTGGTCGGTATCCTGGCGGACGGCCACATATTAATAGAAGGTGTGCCGGGGCTGGCCAAGACGCTTTCGGTGAACACTCTCAGCGCCGCTTTGGAGGCGAAGTTTCAGCGTATTCAATTTACCCCGGATCTTCTCCCGGCGGACCTGATCGGTACGATGATATACAATCCCCAGACGGCGGCGTTCTCGGTCAAGAAGGGGCCGGTGTTCGCCAATATTATTCTCGCCGATGAGATCAACCGCGCTCCCGCCAAAGTGCAGTCGGCTCTTTTGGAGGCCATGCAGGAGAGGCAGGTGACAATCGGGGAGAACACCTATAAGCTGGACGAGCCTTTCCTTGTCCTGGCGACTCAGAATCCGATTGAGCAGGAGGGCACGTATCCACTGCCGGAGGCGCAGATTGACAGGTTCATGTTGATGCTCAAGATCACGTATCCATCGCCTGCCGAAGAGCGGATAATCATGGATCGCAACACGGCTACGGAGAAGATTGCGGTTTCGAAGGTGGTGAGTCCTAAGGATATTATCAAAGCGCGCGAGGTGGTGCGTTCGATATACGTTGATGATAAGGTTAAGGACTATATCGTCAATATCGTCTTCGCGTCGCGTGAGCCGGAGAAATACGGCTTGGCCGAACTCAAGGATTTGATCGCTTATGGTGCGTCGCCGAGAGCCACGATATATCTCAATCTGGCGGCGAAGGCGCACGCTTTCTTGAAAGGACGCGGGTATATCACGCCGGAGGATGTGAAGGCGATAGGCCATGATGTAATGCGTCACCGCATTCTGATTACCTATGAGGCAGAGGCGGAAGAGATCACCAGTGACGACATTGTAACGAAGATATTCGACGCCGTAGAGGTTCCGTAA
- a CDS encoding BamA/TamA family outer membrane protein: MRRWYLSCLTVLLCCPISIRAEVNFTGEPPSNRKAVERLAEQGEVGIDSLRALLVNEGYLDAAVSVEQGRFVIDAGRQNRIESIIWLDDVVDTVDVDVVFAREEVERLIERKLHSYRREGYFYASAIVSRVDRRGEKVTIEARLNPGPVLALDGVIYTGLVRTRPEMVERYIPPLDSAPLTDEKLGDLERAAGSIPFLDFRPPLNIRPKPGYTGADIEFVFAEKRQALFSGGAGYVPNNATSFVWDLNLRFENLFGGGRRIDIKSERREEDRQILDIGYNQPLFVVGVGEFDLRVATRDYRDRFYEFALSGGYTARLSSDFSAGLSLGWRSVEPSDNTPSYSSFSGGFTIERDNIDNKLNPGSGLGVSWTVIYSYRRYSEDSLLEVGQRTSFNETRNRIGIDAYQKIGGYLVGHAAFGYVGLETNESLPPPAELYYIGGPGTIRGYRNEQFAAIRSAYATLEPRLRFDSGYLFVFYEGAYINNRVAAGDGGTRADEFYRSSYGVGGAVIDGSRSVRISLGWNPEASFDQPRLSLEFSSEI; encoded by the coding sequence ATGAGACGGTGGTATCTTTCATGCTTGACAGTGCTTCTGTGCTGCCCGATTTCCATCAGGGCCGAGGTTAATTTCACCGGCGAGCCACCATCGAACCGAAAAGCTGTCGAGCGGCTGGCCGAGCAGGGCGAGGTCGGCATCGACTCTCTCAGAGCACTTCTTGTTAACGAAGGGTATCTGGATGCCGCGGTTTCGGTTGAGCAGGGACGATTTGTTATTGATGCCGGCAGGCAGAACAGGATTGAGAGCATCATTTGGCTCGATGACGTTGTTGACACGGTGGATGTCGATGTCGTCTTCGCGAGGGAGGAAGTCGAAAGGCTCATCGAGCGGAAACTGCATAGCTATCGTCGTGAGGGGTATTTTTATGCTTCGGCGATTGTATCGCGGGTTGATCGGCGCGGTGAAAAGGTAACGATTGAGGCGAGGCTTAATCCGGGACCGGTGCTTGCGCTCGATGGTGTGATATATACGGGTTTGGTGAGGACGAGGCCGGAGATGGTGGAGAGGTATATTCCTCCGCTGGACAGTGCGCCGCTTACGGACGAGAAGCTTGGCGATCTGGAGAGGGCGGCAGGCTCGATACCGTTTTTGGATTTCAGGCCACCTTTGAACATACGACCCAAGCCGGGCTATACGGGGGCCGATATTGAGTTCGTTTTTGCCGAGAAGCGTCAGGCGCTTTTCAGCGGCGGCGCGGGGTACGTGCCGAACAATGCTACCAGTTTCGTGTGGGATTTGAATCTCCGTTTTGAGAATCTCTTTGGCGGTGGTCGTCGGATTGATATCAAATCCGAGCGCAGAGAAGAGGATCGTCAGATACTCGATATCGGTTACAATCAGCCGCTTTTTGTTGTGGGGGTTGGCGAGTTTGACTTAAGAGTCGCGACGCGCGACTATCGTGACAGGTTTTATGAGTTCGCTTTGAGCGGCGGATATACGGCAAGGCTCAGTTCGGATTTCTCAGCCGGGTTGTCTCTGGGATGGAGGAGCGTGGAACCGTCGGATAATACGCCATCGTACTCGAGTTTTTCCGGCGGTTTCACGATAGAGCGGGACAATATCGATAACAAGCTCAACCCAGGTTCCGGGCTTGGCGTAAGCTGGACAGTGATATATTCCTACCGAAGATACTCGGAGGATAGTCTTCTCGAAGTCGGTCAGAGGACCAGCTTTAATGAGACCCGCAATCGGATTGGTATAGATGCTTATCAAAAGATCGGCGGATATCTGGTGGGACATGCGGCTTTTGGATATGTCGGGTTGGAGACGAATGAGTCTTTGCCGCCGCCGGCGGAGTTGTATTATATCGGAGGGCCGGGAACGATTCGCGGTTATCGCAACGAGCAGTTTGCCGCGATTAGATCGGCATACGCGACTCTGGAGCCGCGGCTGCGGTTCGATTCGGGATATCTGTTTGTTTTCTACGAGGGGGCTTATATCAACAACCGTGTCGCCGCAGGTGATGGGGGTACTAGGGCGGATGAGTTTTATCGATCGAGTTACGGGGTCGGCGGGGCGGTAATTGACGGTTCGCGTTCGGTTAGGATTTCGCTGGGGTGGAACCCGGAGGCAAGTTTTGACCAACCGCGGCTATCGCTGGAATTCTCTTCCGAGATATAA
- a CDS encoding geranylgeranylglycerol-phosphate geranylgeranyltransferase yields the protein MFKLLETLKLIRAVNCLIAMAGVWVGAYMTWLRPVYYAPAAAGLAAFLICAAGNIINDLLDIEIDRVSHPGRVLVKGTVSTRYALILSICFNVVAIGLALTVSLPLTGLAVIVICLLYLYNYRLKKIPLAGNVVISLLAGLTFLTGGFAVDYRMALYLPGPLIAAVFAFFMNLVREIIKDVHDVEGDRALGVKTLPQVIGEQKAIMVALSLFFALVLLTLAPILSGWFGKWYKIITVYIVDLPILGFLIFLWGDPNRRMLAIGAALIKVGMALGVLALVLA from the coding sequence GTGTTCAAACTATTAGAGACGCTCAAGCTCATTCGCGCGGTAAACTGCCTGATCGCCATGGCAGGTGTATGGGTCGGCGCGTATATGACATGGCTTCGCCCGGTTTACTACGCGCCGGCGGCCGCCGGCCTGGCCGCTTTTCTGATCTGCGCGGCGGGGAATATCATAAACGATCTGCTCGATATCGAAATCGACCGGGTGAGTCATCCGGGGCGCGTGCTTGTCAAGGGAACGGTGTCGACCCGCTATGCTCTGATTCTTTCGATCTGTTTCAATGTCGTGGCAATCGGACTGGCGCTAACTGTCAGTCTTCCCCTGACAGGGTTGGCGGTAATAGTGATATGTTTGCTTTACCTTTATAATTACAGACTGAAGAAGATACCGCTGGCGGGGAATGTGGTTATTTCCCTTTTAGCAGGACTGACTTTTCTCACCGGTGGGTTCGCCGTCGACTACCGTATGGCGTTGTACCTTCCCGGACCTCTTATAGCGGCCGTTTTCGCGTTTTTTATGAATCTGGTGCGGGAGATTATAAAGGACGTGCATGATGTTGAGGGCGATCGGGCGCTTGGTGTGAAGACGCTACCTCAGGTGATTGGCGAGCAGAAAGCCATTATGGTGGCTCTTTCGCTGTTTTTTGCCCTGGTACTTTTGACGCTGGCGCCGATTCTTTCCGGCTGGTTTGGCAAATGGTATAAAATCATCACGGTGTATATCGTTGACCTTCCGATTCTGGGTTTTCTCATATTTTTGTGGGGGGATCCCAACCGTCGTATGCTGGCTATCGGCGCGGCGCTGATAAAGGTTGGTATGGCTTTGGGAGTGTTGGCCTTAGTGCTGGCTTGA
- a CDS encoding DUF58 domain-containing protein: MIPKEILKKIRRIEIRTKKLVNDLFSGEYHSTFKGHGMEFEEVRQYEPGDDIRLIDWNVTARTGYPYIKKFKEERELSVVMLVDASSSGKFGTRDRFKSETAAELCALLAFSAIKNNDKVGLIIFTDKIEKFIPPQKGRGHVLRLIREILYFKPQGVGTDIGGALEYFNKVIKRKSVVFLVSDFLSEQYIKPLQIANNKHDLVAVKISDPRETRFDSLGLIELEDAETGEVIMVDTSSKEFRKEFSARAEEDNLALKKAFQLINVDFVNIRTDESYIVPLINFFKMRERRL; the protein is encoded by the coding sequence ATGATACCGAAAGAGATACTGAAAAAGATTCGACGGATAGAGATCCGGACCAAGAAGCTGGTCAATGACCTTTTCTCGGGAGAGTACCATTCCACGTTCAAGGGGCATGGGATGGAGTTCGAGGAGGTGCGCCAGTATGAGCCGGGTGACGATATCCGGTTGATTGACTGGAACGTCACGGCTCGCACCGGGTATCCGTATATCAAGAAATTCAAGGAGGAGCGTGAGCTGTCGGTGGTGATGCTGGTGGACGCGTCGTCATCGGGCAAGTTCGGTACGCGCGACCGTTTCAAGAGCGAGACGGCCGCGGAGTTGTGCGCTCTTCTGGCTTTTTCGGCAATCAAGAACAATGATAAGGTCGGCTTGATTATTTTCACGGATAAGATCGAGAAATTCATCCCGCCGCAGAAGGGGCGCGGACACGTGCTCAGGTTGATTCGTGAGATACTTTATTTCAAGCCGCAGGGAGTAGGGACAGATATCGGCGGTGCGCTTGAGTATTTCAATAAAGTAATCAAGCGCAAGTCGGTGGTGTTTTTGGTGTCGGATTTTCTTTCGGAGCAGTATATCAAGCCGCTTCAGATCGCGAATAACAAGCATGATCTGGTGGCGGTGAAGATATCGGATCCCAGGGAGACGAGGTTCGACAGTCTTGGATTGATCGAGTTGGAGGATGCCGAGACGGGTGAGGTGATAATGGTCGATACGAGTTCGAAGGAATTTCGCAAGGAGTTTTCGGCCAGGGCGGAGGAAGATAACCTGGCGCTTAAAAAGGCGTTTCAGCTTATCAATGTGGATTTTGTCAATATCAGGACGGATGAGTCATACATCGTGCCGCTGATTAATTTCTTCAAGATGAGGGAGAGGCGTTTGTGA
- a CDS encoding BatD family protein, whose amino-acid sequence MTKLLSGLIFLLLLATPLWAQSISVSQSLDKSSMGFDDSVRFEIVLKWEGSQTAYLFTKPLDPSFDNLKIRSYSSSVGSSITDGKEITTRKFDFILEPTSAGVGRIEPVDIGYISWPDSLPGQLVTEVVTVNISSPRVVEPPGRPAWWIWLIIVVVAVGAFFAAIFFARRRSRAVEEPVKTAREEFLDKLKSVKNAAGSDMKVFQTELHRSLVQFLRGQYNFDPVNLSEDSLIEELKTAGLDDFKARKIGGWLVRAGKDKYSPISSGPGETIRLESEIRDFFEKL is encoded by the coding sequence ATGACAAAGCTCTTATCGGGATTGATTTTTCTCTTATTGTTGGCGACGCCGCTGTGGGCTCAGAGTATCAGCGTGTCGCAATCGCTGGATAAGTCCAGCATGGGGTTCGATGATTCGGTCAGATTTGAAATAGTCCTGAAGTGGGAAGGCTCGCAGACCGCGTATTTGTTTACCAAGCCGCTTGATCCTTCGTTCGATAACCTCAAAATTCGTAGCTACAGTTCATCGGTGGGATCATCGATTACCGATGGCAAAGAAATTACGACGCGGAAGTTCGATTTTATTCTCGAGCCGACCTCGGCCGGAGTCGGCCGGATCGAACCGGTCGACATCGGTTATATCAGTTGGCCGGACAGTCTGCCGGGGCAGTTAGTGACAGAGGTCGTGACAGTGAATATATCATCGCCGAGAGTCGTTGAACCGCCGGGCAGGCCGGCGTGGTGGATTTGGCTGATTATAGTTGTAGTGGCCGTGGGAGCATTTTTCGCGGCGATATTTTTCGCTCGCAGGAGGTCCCGTGCAGTCGAGGAGCCGGTTAAGACGGCCCGCGAGGAGTTTTTGGACAAATTGAAATCAGTAAAGAACGCGGCCGGGTCGGATATGAAGGTATTTCAGACGGAGCTTCACCGGAGTCTGGTGCAGTTTCTGCGAGGTCAGTATAATTTTGATCCGGTGAATCTTTCTGAAGATAGCTTGATAGAAGAGTTAAAGACGGCCGGTCTGGATGATTTTAAAGCGCGCAAGATAGGCGGCTGGCTGGTCAGAGCTGGGAAAGATAAGTACAGCCCGATTTCATCGGGGCCCGGAGAGACTATCCGGCTGGAGTCGGAGATAAGAGATTTTTTTGAAAAGTTGTAA